One Gammaproteobacteria bacterium DNA window includes the following coding sequences:
- a CDS encoding oxygenase MpaB family protein: protein MKADIRVPGAYAAGFEAARARDPELAEAYIRHTTVGDPLADAVIGDLGSLTPEEIHETLAEALEGPATPRAGVPESLLEFIAQASQVPDWFDRRRARVASQAFLRNSDIVLAGLVGGSIVEGFSTLISKSFRIRGRLVVAAIRRLKHNGMQLVEQYLPGGMEPRGDGWRLTLRARLVHAQSRYLLNHSDEWDHERYGMPISTAHVLLAASAFSGRLMQHVATLGGDFTREEREAFVHVWRYAGLLFGIPEELLFRDEASAVRTFEIGSMCEPPADLDAIIMANSVVNSAPIIVGVKVPAERRVMARTVTQASRELIGDELADSFNFPRRKRKVLPWLRFRHRTRRIVARLLPRLGAKHDQDRFESLMEFASFDEFEHSYKLPTALHDEQSSDW, encoded by the coding sequence ATGAAAGCTGATATCAGGGTGCCCGGAGCCTACGCGGCGGGATTTGAAGCGGCCCGGGCTCGCGACCCGGAACTGGCCGAGGCCTACATCCGGCACACAACCGTCGGTGATCCGTTGGCCGACGCCGTGATCGGCGATCTGGGCTCTCTGACGCCGGAGGAGATTCACGAGACCCTGGCCGAGGCACTCGAGGGACCTGCCACTCCTCGCGCCGGGGTCCCCGAATCCCTTCTGGAATTCATCGCGCAGGCCAGTCAGGTACCGGACTGGTTCGACAGACGGCGCGCGCGTGTCGCTTCGCAAGCCTTCCTTCGCAATTCGGACATCGTCCTTGCGGGCCTCGTGGGCGGCAGCATCGTGGAGGGCTTCTCCACGCTGATCAGCAAGTCCTTCCGGATCCGGGGACGGCTCGTGGTCGCGGCCATACGGCGCCTCAAGCACAACGGCATGCAGCTCGTCGAGCAGTACCTTCCGGGGGGGATGGAGCCCAGGGGGGATGGATGGAGGCTCACGCTCCGGGCCCGCCTGGTGCACGCTCAGTCCAGGTATCTCCTCAACCACTCCGACGAATGGGACCATGAACGGTACGGCATGCCCATCAGCACCGCGCACGTGCTGCTGGCCGCGAGCGCCTTTTCGGGCCGGCTGATGCAGCATGTCGCCACCCTTGGGGGTGACTTCACGCGGGAGGAACGTGAAGCCTTCGTCCACGTCTGGCGTTACGCCGGTCTCCTCTTCGGCATTCCCGAGGAGCTTCTCTTTCGGGACGAGGCTTCGGCGGTCCGCACATTCGAGATCGGATCCATGTGCGAGCCCCCCGCCGACCTCGACGCGATCATCATGGCCAACAGCGTGGTGAACAGCGCGCCCATCATCGTAGGCGTCAAGGTCCCGGCGGAACGCCGAGTAATGGCCCGCACGGTCACGCAGGCTTCCCGCGAACTGATCGGAGACGAACTGGCGGACTCGTTCAATTTCCCGCGCCGGAAACGCAAGGTGCTTCCGTGGCTGCGGTTCAGGCACCGCACCCGCCGAATCGTCGCCAGGCTGCTTCCCCGTCTCGGGGCGAAACACGACCAGGACCGGTTCGAATCCTTGATGGAGTTCGCGAGCTTCGACGAGTTCGAGCACTCCTACAAGCTGCCTACCGCTCTCCACGACGAGCAGTCGTCGGACTGGTAG